A single Cucumis melo cultivar AY chromosome 4, USDA_Cmelo_AY_1.0, whole genome shotgun sequence DNA region contains:
- the LOC103490023 gene encoding NDR1/HIN1-like protein 13 — MTDRVHPNAAAAAAAANAAPAPPKAAPFPPTKSQLYGATRPAYRPQPHHRRRHSRSCCCSACLWLSLTIILLIFLLAIASAVVYLIYRPHRPSFSVSAVKLSQFNITSSSLLNSKFDLNVSARNPNKKLVFTYNPVSISIFSNEIDIGHGVLPGFVHETKNTTLLKTSIISKGQQLDSSSESTLKSSMKSKKGLPLQIQLDTKVKLKMGALKTPKIGIRVTCDGISVNVPTGKSPATASTSGAKCKVDLRIKIWKWTI, encoded by the coding sequence ATGACGGACAGAGTCCACCCCAACGCCGCCGCCGCTGCCGCTGCCGCCAACGCCGCTCCGGCCCCTCCCAAGGCCGCTCCATTTCCCCCCACCAAGTCTCAACTCTACGGCGCCACTCGCCCTGCCTACCGTCCTCAACCACACCACCGCCGTCGCCACAGCCGTAGTTGCTGCTGCTCCGCTTGCCTTTGGTTATCCCTCACTATCATCCTCCTAATCTTCCTCCTCGCCATTGCTTCCGCGGTCGTTTACCTCATCTACCGCCCTCACCGACCGTCTTTCTCCGTCTCAGCCGTGAAACTCTCTCAGTTCAACATCACTTCCTCTTCACTCCTCAATTCCAAGTTCGATCTCAACGTTTCCGCTAGAAACCCTAACAAAAAGCTCGTGTTCACTTACAATCCAGTCTCGATTTCAATATTCTCAAACGAAATAGATATCGGACATGGAGTATTGCCTGGGTTCGTGCACGAAACGAAAAACACGACGCTATTGAAAACCTCGATTATCAGTAAAGGGCAACAACTGGATAGTTCGTCGGAAAGTACCTTGAAGAGTAGTATGAAAAGCAAGAAAGGTTTGCCATTACAGATTCAGCTCGATACGAAGGTGAAACTGAAGATGGGAGCACTTAAAACCCCTAAAATCGGAATTAGAGTTACTTGTGATGGAATTTCTGTAAACGTTCCAACCGGTAAATCTCCGGCCACCGCCTCAACTTCCGGTGCAAAATGTAAGGTTGATCTTAGAATAAAGATCTGGAAATGGACgatctaa